A window of the Sphingomonas piscis genome harbors these coding sequences:
- a CDS encoding glycosyltransferase family 4 protein translates to MDIAPTFDLTLSFEGASVTPVSEDAGRSRPLKIGWLIKSVEVDSASIRYRCFHFARVLSPGFRSTYFTSTEDLLKKIGELDAIVIVKRIDQTVVDVVAKARLFQVPVFMDFCDDMLAPGYVKNEFGVNMLRFLGMAPFLAGVTVPSAEMADRIQGYACDNGVSGLKVHNIPDVAETWDVYRETYEFVTGWTLPEQLPPPSTSSAADRKRIVWFGNYGASHSNFGIYTLRPSLKSLYRVNEDVPLELIVVSNSEPVYQALVQGCGFPTRYVPWSAPAVYAELAAADAALLTTGDDAFCEIKSSTRVLQAFAAGVPVISGKGAAVSEFDEAIPSGKMRDALRACIGPQRERVLPQRLAEASRVLTRYAPERIGKLWAGLLTNAIAAAKCKPGGRCGKKLLIVIEPGNNLRAVTKLVKMLRHYDELDYELMVSTQLLESDSRFWNVLRSSRRIPRFFSGKPKGVRGLLVDCSAIVVERLNAPIAQLFRHHAHQLDVPVLTNAEAVYGGLSAFVGESPAPRPSAIRAGPFPERLNDDGSVDWAFMVHEKSRGWILDAISREIGSRQPASWQVVYYPAAPPPTKNYFFSHHSLFETFVARESEMLADAKIFVWYTHPRIETPESIARLLVAFDRATKIIFTCESNRQVWLDRGLPEEKTVVILGAADPQLFQYHARSGSGVVGLSSAFYERKNPDVLLEVIKRLPHRQFLLLGRNWNQYALFEEMLSLSNFTYKTARYSEYGKIYSDFDVFLSISRLEGGPIPLIEAMMSNAVPVASRTGFAPEIIRHGQNGFLFDTDADAGTIADLIESAYELTGNVRATVDQFT, encoded by the coding sequence ATGGACATTGCGCCGACATTTGACCTGACCCTCTCGTTCGAGGGTGCATCGGTGACCCCGGTGAGCGAGGATGCCGGGCGTTCACGGCCGTTGAAAATCGGTTGGCTCATCAAGTCGGTGGAGGTGGATTCGGCGAGCATCCGCTATCGCTGCTTCCACTTTGCGCGGGTGCTCTCGCCAGGCTTCAGGAGCACATACTTCACCTCGACCGAGGATCTGCTGAAGAAGATCGGCGAACTCGACGCCATCGTGATCGTCAAGCGGATCGATCAGACGGTCGTGGATGTGGTCGCCAAGGCGCGCCTGTTCCAGGTGCCGGTTTTCATGGATTTCTGCGACGACATGCTCGCGCCGGGCTACGTAAAGAACGAGTTCGGTGTGAACATGCTACGGTTTCTCGGGATGGCGCCATTCCTTGCTGGCGTGACCGTCCCCAGCGCTGAAATGGCCGACCGGATCCAGGGCTACGCCTGCGACAACGGCGTCTCAGGCCTTAAGGTGCACAACATCCCCGACGTCGCGGAGACGTGGGACGTGTATCGCGAGACTTACGAGTTCGTGACTGGCTGGACGTTGCCGGAACAACTGCCGCCGCCCTCCACTTCCAGCGCTGCCGATCGGAAGCGGATCGTGTGGTTCGGCAATTACGGGGCAAGCCACAGTAATTTCGGCATCTATACGCTGCGACCTAGTCTGAAGTCGCTCTACAGGGTCAATGAAGACGTTCCGCTGGAGCTGATCGTCGTCAGCAACAGCGAGCCTGTCTACCAGGCACTGGTCCAGGGCTGCGGGTTTCCTACACGCTACGTTCCCTGGTCAGCCCCGGCCGTTTACGCCGAACTCGCCGCCGCCGACGCCGCACTGCTGACGACCGGCGACGACGCCTTTTGTGAGATCAAATCCTCAACCCGGGTCCTGCAGGCCTTTGCCGCCGGCGTGCCAGTTATCTCCGGCAAAGGTGCCGCCGTGTCGGAGTTCGATGAGGCGATCCCCAGCGGCAAGATGCGCGATGCCTTGCGCGCCTGTATTGGACCGCAGAGAGAGCGAGTGCTTCCTCAGCGCCTGGCGGAAGCGAGCCGAGTGCTCACCCGTTACGCGCCGGAGCGGATCGGCAAGCTGTGGGCCGGATTGCTGACCAACGCCATCGCAGCCGCAAAGTGCAAGCCGGGTGGACGTTGCGGGAAGAAGCTTCTGATCGTCATCGAGCCGGGGAACAACCTGCGCGCCGTCACCAAGCTGGTGAAGATGCTCAGGCATTATGATGAGCTGGATTATGAGCTGATGGTATCCACTCAGCTTCTGGAGTCGGACTCGCGCTTCTGGAACGTGCTTCGCTCGTCGCGGCGGATCCCGCGATTTTTCTCAGGAAAGCCCAAAGGTGTCCGAGGGCTCCTTGTGGATTGCTCGGCGATCGTGGTTGAACGGCTCAATGCGCCGATTGCGCAGCTTTTCAGGCACCACGCTCACCAGCTCGACGTCCCGGTGCTCACGAATGCGGAGGCTGTGTATGGCGGCCTTTCAGCATTTGTCGGGGAGAGCCCGGCCCCTCGGCCAAGCGCAATTCGCGCCGGGCCTTTCCCCGAGCGCCTGAACGACGATGGCAGCGTCGACTGGGCGTTCATGGTGCACGAGAAATCGCGCGGCTGGATCCTCGATGCAATCAGCAGGGAGATCGGTTCGCGGCAGCCGGCGAGTTGGCAGGTCGTCTACTATCCGGCAGCGCCGCCACCGACCAAGAACTACTTCTTCTCTCATCATTCATTGTTCGAGACATTCGTCGCAAGAGAGTCGGAGATGCTGGCTGACGCCAAGATCTTCGTCTGGTACACCCATCCGCGCATTGAAACGCCGGAGTCGATTGCCAGACTGCTGGTGGCCTTCGACCGCGCAACCAAGATCATTTTCACCTGCGAGTCCAATCGTCAGGTGTGGCTCGATCGCGGCCTCCCCGAAGAGAAGACGGTCGTCATCCTGGGCGCTGCCGATCCGCAGCTTTTTCAATATCATGCGCGATCGGGGTCCGGCGTGGTCGGCCTGTCGTCGGCCTTCTACGAGCGCAAGAATCCGGATGTGCTGCTCGAGGTGATCAAGCGCTTGCCTCACCGGCAGTTCCTGCTGCTGGGGCGTAACTGGAACCAATATGCGCTTTTCGAGGAAATGCTCTCACTTTCGAATTTTACCTACAAGACCGCCCGCTACAGTGAATATGGCAAGATCTACTCGGACTTCGACGTGTTCCTGTCGATTTCGCGCCTAGAAGGCGGGCCGATCCCACTCATCGAAGCGATGATGAGCAATGCAGTGCCGGTTGCAAGCCGGACCGGCTTTGCTCCTGAAATCATCCGGCATGGTCAGAATGGCTTCCTGTTCGACACGGACGCTGACGCGGGTACGATCGCGGACTTGATCGAGTCCGCTTATGAACTCACCGGGAACGTTCGCGCGACCGTGGACCAGTTCACCTAG